Part of the uncultured Desulfobacter sp. genome, TCTACAGCCCTTGCAATAAAGTTGCCGTCACCAGATTGCACCACCGACTTTTCAGACTTAGAAACAGACGACGCGGACACCGGCCTCCCTGCCGCAGTCGATTTTACAGCAGCACCAGTCTCTTTTTCTATTTCAGCAACTCTTTTTCTTTTTTCGCTCTGAGGCTTTTTTTTCTGTAATCTCGACATATTCCACCGATGAATTACCTCCTGACCAATCTAAATATCGACCAGGAGGCTATAATAAAGTGGCAGGTCAGGAGGGAGTCGAACCCCCAACAGCCGGATTTGGAGTCCGGAGCTCTACCAATTGGAGCTACTGACCTGCATGATAATCTATTTTATTTTTGTTTCTTTGTGGACGAGATGTTTATTACAGAATTTGCAATATTTTTTAAATTCAATCTTGTCCGGAGTCTTGCGTTTGTTCTTGGTCGTTGTATAATTTTTTCTCTTGCATTCAGTACAAGCAAGAGCAATAAGCACTCTGTCCACTTTCAACCCCTTGACGTTTGTTTTTAATATTGCCCACTTCGCCTAGCTAACTTAAATATACTGGCAAACGGCGCTTAATTCAATGCGGGTATAAACTTCATAGCACAATTTGGAGCCCATGACCAGAATCGAACTGGTGAACCTCTTCCTTACCAAGGAAGCGCTCTACCGACTGAGCTACATGGGCTTGAACGGCTATGCAATTTAAGCCAGCGTACAGGAGACTACGAATGGAGCGGGAGACGAGGTTCGAACTCGCGACATTCAGCTTGGAAGGCTGAAGCTCTACCAACTGAGCTACTCCCGCTTATGATAAGACTAATTCAAGTCAATCAACCAAACCGACCATGTAGTCCCAGCAATCTTATACGCAGATCTCCTACATTTGTTTTGGTGGTGGGGGGAGGATTTGAACCTCCGAAGGCTGAGCCGTCAGATTTACAGTCTGATCCCTTTGACCACTCGGGAACCCCACCTAAGCTATCTTGGAGCCGATACCCCGAATCGAACGGAGGACATTCTCATTACAAGTGAGATGCTCTACCAACTGAGCTATATCGGCTTACTTTAAGCTACACACTCTTCCGTAGCAAAAAGACCGGGCAAAGATAACAGAACATTTTTGATCTGGCAACCCTTTTTTTCATAAGAATTTATATTTTTTTCCAAACAAGGGATCGGCGCCATATTTTCAGATAAACCGACATGCTCAGGATACATAATATAGGGACACAATAATACATTAATTAACCCTTGCGCAGTTTAGGATTTCTCTAATTTATAAAAAAGCCGCCCAAACTCAATAAAAACAATAGTTCCACGCAATTTTTTCATTGACATTCCACGCGATCTTATTTACACAAAAAGATATTCCGATAACAGCAATACGCTGAGTTGGGCTATCGATACCTAAAGTTCTATTCACAATAAAATACATAGTAATCTAGTAGCTTGAAAGTTTATACTGTTTAAGCAGCTAGCGGTAAGGAGACCAAGTGAATATTCACAAACTGGCCGCATTTATCTTTGTCCTGTTCCTGATTACCGGTTGCCGGCAGTCCAATTTATCAACCAGCAAACCATTAACTGACCAGACCCTCAAAGCCCCCCCCCCGAGTCAATGCACATCCCAACTTAAAATAGAAGGAAAGAAGCAGACCCCGGACTCTGATCAGGAAAAAATAGACCAGGCCTTGGAACTTTGCAGTGTGGCTCAAAATTACTGGGAAGAAGGCAGCCTTGAAGAGGCGTTATCAAGCCTTGATGCCGCCTATGCCCGCATGCTTGAAATTGATACGACCGACAGCTCCGAAGTGAACCAACAAAAAGAGGACATCCGCTATCTTATCTCCAAACGGGTTCTTGAAATATATGCGTCCCGTCAGATTGTCGTCACCGGTCATCATGGCGCCATACCCATCACCTTGAACGATCATGTGAATGCCGAGATCAAACGCCTGACCGGGCCTGAGCGTAAATTTTTCATCCGGTCACTAAACAGGTCCTGCCGATATCGTCCATTTATCGTACAGGAACTAAAAAAAGCCGGCCTGCCCGAAGAAATTTCCTGGCTACCCCTCATTGAAAGTGGTTTTAAGACCAGGGCGTTATCGCCGGCAAGAGCGCTTGGCTTGTGGCAGTTCATACCATCAACCGGTAATAAATTCGGATTAAACCGCAATCACTATATAGACGAACGTATGGACCCAGAAAAAGCGACCCGGGCCGCCATTGATTACCTTAAGGAACTGCACAATCTTTTTGGGGACTGGACCACAGCCATTGCCGCCTATAATTGTGGTGAATACCGCGTTTTAAAGACCATTCGCAGACAAAAGCTCAACTATCTGGATAATTTCTGGGATCTATACCAAAGCCTGCCCCGAGAAACGGCAAGGTATGTACCAAGATTTTTAGCCACGGTTCATATTGTCAAGAACATGGAAAAATACAATATCACCGTTGATAATCCGCTCAAGCCATTTGAATATAAACCCTTTGATGTAAAAAAACAGGTCCGCTTAAGTGAAATTGCAAAAGCAATCAATATTGATAAAACCACACTTGTTTCTTTGAATCCGGAGCTACGCCATGAAGTCCTGCCGCCCGAACCCTATACAATCAAGATACCTGTGGACCATGCAGACCATTTTATGGCAAAGTTAGATGCAATTAAAACAACGTACCGCCAGCCGCCAAGATATACATACTACCGCGTACGAAAGGGAGATACATTATCAGGCATTGCGGGCAAATTCGGGACATCCGTCAATGCCATTGCCAGGTGCAATAAAATTTCCCAAAAAAGCTGTATTGGTATTGGCAAGGTATTGAAAATACCCGGATCCAATTATAGGGCAAAAACAGAAACAACCCCAAAGGCCTACAAAACATCAAAAACCATCACATATACCGTACGCAGTGGCGACAATCTGTGGTTGATTGCCCAGAAATTTGCAACAACCACGAAGCGGCTTAAAGCGATTAACAAATTATCCGGTACCCGGTTGAGTATTGGACAGCGCCTGACCATTGTCACCAACGACAAAGGCACCGGTAAAAAATTCTCAAAATATAAAGTTAAATCGGGCGACAGCCCTGTGCGCATTGCAAAAAAACACAACATGAGTCTTGACCGACTGCTGTCGTTAAATCATCTAAATAAGCGGAGCAAAATTTACCCCGGCCAAAATCTGCTCGTGGAATAGAACATTGACATTTAGCCCGCCTCAAGGCGTTTTATCGTGAACAGGAAGTCCAATAATAAAATTGGCGCCTTTTCCTGGTTCCGACAGCACGGTAAGTGTGCCTTTGTGGTTTTCGGTGATTATAAAATATGAAACCGAAAGTCCAAGCCCGGTACCCACACCAACAGGTTTTGTTGTAAAAAACGGGTCGAAGACCTTTGATTTTGTTGCATCATCCATACCAGGCCCGTTGTCGTCGATCTCCATGCAGACCATCCCAGAAGCCTCTTTTTTATAAATTCTGATGATAAACTTGGGCGATTGTATTTTTGCCGCTTGCATGGCCTGTGCCCCGTTGCGAAGAATATTCAACAACACCTGCTGAATTTTTGCGCCTTCACAGAGCAGCATGGGAAGATCCTGGGCATACTCTTTGATTATTTCAATGGATTTAAAATCGTATTGTTTTTTAAGATCATAATCCGTCGCAGCAAGTTCAATACTTTCATCCATGAGTTGATCCGGATAATGGGAGGAGCTTGAAGCATCGGATTTCCGTGCAAAGCTGAGCATATTGCTGACAATCTCTGCGGCCCGGGAACCGGATTCCTGAATCGCATCAAGCATACGAAAAATTTCTCTTTTTTCCATAAAAAGCTTGATATCTCCCATGGAGATGCCAAGCTCTTCGGCCACCTTAAGATTTGCCGGCATATCAACGCCTCCCAATCTGTTTTTCATCACATTTGCACTCTGCATCATGCCTGCCAGTGGATTGTTGATCTCATGGGCCATGCCTGCAGCAAGACCACCCACCGACAGGATTTTCTCCGATTGAATCATCAACTCTTCCATTTGGACCTGTTCGGTAACATCATCAATCCGAATGACAGCCCCTTCTATGCCGTTGGAAGCAAGCGGATAAATTGTTATATCTTCGTAAATTTGCTTGTCGCTCTCTACTCTCGGATGGCGTGATACATAATATACATTTCTTGATTCAATGGAAGTCCTCACATGATCCAGCTCAATTGCAAATTGGGGAAAAACCGTTTCAAGCCGCCGCCCTATGGCAACCTCCGGGGAAACGCCGGTTTTCTGACTTGCTTTGAGATTCCATTGGGTAACCCGATTTTTTTTATCCACACCAATGAGTATCGACGGCATGGAATCAATGATATTTGATAAATAATTTCGCAGGCTGGAAATCTCTCGTTCAGCCTCTTTCCGTTCGGTCAAGTCAATGGTTAAAAGATAGAATCCACCCACGCGCCCTTTTGTATCAATTTCCGGCACATAATTAATTTCATAAAAGCTGACCAGGTCTTTTTGGGCGGCAACGGAAAACTCAGCGCGACCTGATTGTCCGGAAAGTGCAGCCTTGATATGGGGGGTTATTTTTTCATAATTTTTCGCCCCTAAAACATGTTTCATTTGCCGGCCGAGAACCTGCTTTTTCGCCATGCCGGAAACGTTCTCAAATTCCCTATTCACCAAAACAAACCGCTCTTCATCGCTTACATAACATATTTGAGCCGGTAAACTGTCGATCAACAACTGCAAACTTCTTTCGTTGGCCTGGGCATTTTCAAGCTGTTTTTGCAATTGAGGGTAATAACTTTTCCGCGTTGTTTTTAAACTCAGCTCCAAAAATTTTTTTCTGGCCGAACGATGGGTATTTTGGGAAAATTCATCCATTTTGACAAGACGGTACCCCTTATCTATTCATACACCTGAAAATATAGACGTTTGATATCTTCCAAATCAGCCTCTTGGGGGTTGGTGGCCAAGCAAGGATCATTGAGGGCAAATTCGGATAGCATGTCAATATCTGAACGTTTAACACCATAATCAACAAGTTTTCGGTTTATACCCAAACGTTTTCTCAGCCCTGCTATTTTACAAGCGATTGCGTCACCTTTTTCCTGACCCATCATGCCTGATAAATCAACGTGAAGCGCGTTAGCCAATCTGTCATATTTTTCGGACGAGGAGAGATAATTGAATTGAATAACATGTTCAAGCAAAATGGCATTGCATTCACCATGG contains:
- a CDS encoding LysM peptidoglycan-binding domain-containing protein → MNIHKLAAFIFVLFLITGCRQSNLSTSKPLTDQTLKAPPPSQCTSQLKIEGKKQTPDSDQEKIDQALELCSVAQNYWEEGSLEEALSSLDAAYARMLEIDTTDSSEVNQQKEDIRYLISKRVLEIYASRQIVVTGHHGAIPITLNDHVNAEIKRLTGPERKFFIRSLNRSCRYRPFIVQELKKAGLPEEISWLPLIESGFKTRALSPARALGLWQFIPSTGNKFGLNRNHYIDERMDPEKATRAAIDYLKELHNLFGDWTTAIAAYNCGEYRVLKTIRRQKLNYLDNFWDLYQSLPRETARYVPRFLATVHIVKNMEKYNITVDNPLKPFEYKPFDVKKQVRLSEIAKAINIDKTTLVSLNPELRHEVLPPEPYTIKIPVDHADHFMAKLDAIKTTYRQPPRYTYYRVRKGDTLSGIAGKFGTSVNAIARCNKISQKSCIGIGKVLKIPGSNYRAKTETTPKAYKTSKTITYTVRSGDNLWLIAQKFATTTKRLKAINKLSGTRLSIGQRLTIVTNDKGTGKKFSKYKVKSGDSPVRIAKKHNMSLDRLLSLNHLNKRSKIYPGQNLLVE
- the rpmG gene encoding 50S ribosomal protein L33 — protein: MDRVLIALACTECKRKNYTTTKNKRKTPDKIEFKKYCKFCNKHLVHKETKIK
- a CDS encoding PAS domain S-box protein, translating into MQKQLENAQANERSLQLLIDSLPAQICYVSDEERFVLVNREFENVSGMAKKQVLGRQMKHVLGAKNYEKITPHIKAALSGQSGRAEFSVAAQKDLVSFYEINYVPEIDTKGRVGGFYLLTIDLTERKEAEREISSLRNYLSNIIDSMPSILIGVDKKNRVTQWNLKASQKTGVSPEVAIGRRLETVFPQFAIELDHVRTSIESRNVYYVSRHPRVESDKQIYEDITIYPLASNGIEGAVIRIDDVTEQVQMEELMIQSEKILSVGGLAAGMAHEINNPLAGMMQSANVMKNRLGGVDMPANLKVAEELGISMGDIKLFMEKREIFRMLDAIQESGSRAAEIVSNMLSFARKSDASSSSHYPDQLMDESIELAATDYDLKKQYDFKSIEIIKEYAQDLPMLLCEGAKIQQVLLNILRNGAQAMQAAKIQSPKFIIRIYKKEASGMVCMEIDDNGPGMDDATKSKVFDPFFTTKPVGVGTGLGLSVSYFIITENHKGTLTVLSEPGKGANFIIGLPVHDKTP
- the secE gene encoding preprotein translocase subunit SecE; protein product: MSRLQKKKPQSEKRKRVAEIEKETGAAVKSTAAGRPVSASSVSKSEKSVVQSGDGNFIARAVEFFREVKVELKKVVWPTRKQTTGTTVVVIIFVFVVAVFLGVFDYSLSKLVQVVLT